GCGTTTGTGGAGCTTCTTGTTCTGATTGAGAGTATGACGGGTCATCAATGAATGTCATCCGACCGAGGGGCCAAAACCGGACAGCAGCGCGACCGATAATATTTTCACGAGGCAAAAATCCCCAATAATGAGAATCATAGCTATTATTCCGATTATCGCCTAAAACCAAGTAGTGACCCTCGGGAACTGTCACCGGACCAAAATCATAATCCGGTTCATCGGCAAGATAATTTTCCAGCAGAGGCTGGCCATCGACTGTTACGACGCCTCCCCTGACTTGAATCGTTTCTCCCGGTAGACCAATCACCCGCTTAATAAAAGCATCATCATAGCCTTGTTCCTTTAGCGCCTCTGTTGGCGAGAAAACAACAATATCTCCTCTTTCGGGAGAGGTAAAGCGATAGCCAATCTTTTCAATCAGGAGACGGTCATTAATTTTTAAGGTCGGTAACATGGATGTGGAAGGAATGTACCGTGCTTCGGCAACAAAGGTACGAACGCCAAAAGCTAACACCGCACTTAAAGCTAAGGTTTTCAGTCCTTCTACCCAGGGATTTTCTACATTATTTTCAGCCATTGAGTCACAAATCGGATCTAGATTATAAGCTGTTCTTGTTGAATACTTTTCTATCCTAACGTCCTGAGAGGACTCCCGTTATAGCGACGTGAAGAGCTTAACGGGCAGATGAATCAGGACATCTACAATTTGCTTTTGCATTTTGTAGGATTGATGCTATAATGATTTTAATCACATAAATTTGGTTGAATGCTGAATTTAACTTACAACTACAAAATCATTCCAACTAAAGAGCAAATAGACAAAATTGAACACAACTTAGCTGTTTGCAAATCAGTTTGGAATTATGCCTTAGCGGAAAGAAAGCTCTGGTCTAACAGCCGTAGTTGCCCAGTTAATGCGTGTTCGATCAAGTCTGAATCTATTGTTCCACCGTTTGAATATCCTACCTACCATACTCAATCAGCTAACCTAACTCAGGCTAAAAAGACCAATGATTTTCTTAAATCTGGAAATGCAATAGCGATGCAGCAGACATTAAGAAAACTTGACCGCGCTTTTAATGACATGAAAGCAAAAGGGTGTGGTTTCCCTCGCTTTAAGAAGCGAATGAAGTCTTTTAACTTGTTGGCTAAAAAATTTGAGGTTAACGGAAATAAGATTAAACTACCTTTGCTTAAAGAAGTCAGGTTTGTCAAATCACGGGAGATTCCAGAAGGATTCAAAATTAAGCAAGTTCAAATAGTCAAGAAAGCGTCTGGCTACTACGCTAACT
This region of Cyanobacteria bacterium GSL.Bin1 genomic DNA includes:
- the lepB gene encoding signal peptidase I produces the protein MAENNVENPWVEGLKTLALSAVLAFGVRTFVAEARYIPSTSMLPTLKINDRLLIEKIGYRFTSPERGDIVVFSPTEALKEQGYDDAFIKRVIGLPGETIQVRGGVVTVDGQPLLENYLADEPDYDFGPVTVPEGHYLVLGDNRNNSYDSHYWGFLPRENIIGRAAVRFWPLGRMTFIDDPSYSQSEQEAPQTP